One region of Pyramidobacter sp. YE332 genomic DNA includes:
- a CDS encoding ComEA family DNA-binding protein, with the protein MENRTKISLCVAGAIFCIGCAGAAVRIFRGSWQDEAPTAVAGPALWLQSPSYKLPASSSPEHYAYITGAVSRPGVYPISADARVFQLVEAAGGFRFDADQSQVNLAAPIRDGAHVHVKAAALTPRTSAKSASSQDRKRENKTQYVYVNTATEEDLCTLPGVGPATARKIIEYRQTHGPFHSAEALLEIPGIGKGKLSQMQTLLRF; encoded by the coding sequence GTGGAGAATCGGACGAAAATTTCTTTGTGCGTCGCCGGGGCCATATTCTGCATAGGCTGCGCCGGCGCCGCGGTGCGGATTTTCAGGGGGAGCTGGCAGGACGAAGCGCCGACGGCGGTCGCGGGGCCCGCCCTGTGGCTTCAGTCGCCGTCTTACAAGCTGCCCGCTTCGTCTTCGCCCGAACACTACGCTTATATCACCGGCGCCGTTTCCCGTCCGGGCGTTTATCCCATCTCGGCGGACGCGCGGGTCTTTCAGCTCGTGGAAGCCGCCGGCGGTTTCCGCTTCGACGCGGATCAGTCGCAGGTCAACCTCGCCGCGCCGATACGCGACGGCGCGCATGTCCACGTCAAAGCCGCCGCGCTTACGCCCCGGACTTCCGCCAAGAGCGCATCCTCTCAGGACAGGAAGCGGGAGAACAAAACGCAGTACGTCTACGTCAACACGGCAACGGAAGAAGATCTGTGCACGCTTCCCGGCGTCGGCCCGGCTACGGCCCGGAAGATCATAGAGTACCGCCAGACCCACGGGCCTTTCCATTCCGCCGAGGCGCTGCTGGAAATTCCCGGCATCGGCAAAGGCAAACTGAGCCAGATGCAGACGCTGCTTCGGTTTTGA
- the miaB gene encoding tRNA (N6-isopentenyl adenosine(37)-C2)-methylthiotransferase MiaB, translating to MYGFAMKVYGCQMNQYDADKIRTALVARGAYETAEESADAIVFIGCSIRDKAEHKVWSELGHYEERWRKEGRPVVAMTGCIAQNVGVDMSRRYPWIRVVSGPRHIGLVPDALETALSGSEKVVLLDDDPRELHELRFAPLERQFPWKASVMISHGCDNFCTYCIVPYVRGRFASRSSREIMDEVEQLVEGGVKEICLLGQNVDTYGKDLDRYSFADLLNDVAHIAGLERLRFMTSYPTDFTKDVVEAIAENANICPAINLPIQAGSDRILKAMNRRYTVEEYAKVVDGIRRGLPEVGLTSDLIVGFPGETDEDFACSMAALERFRFDQVHTAAYSRRQGTPAAAMKEQVPENVKSRRLNEVNRLQTEIAKEINEKLIGRRYRVLVDGKALKGDLLQGRNPADKVILFEGGESLIGTFTDVEVTAADSWSLKGRIL from the coding sequence GTGTACGGTTTTGCGATGAAAGTTTACGGGTGTCAAATGAATCAGTACGACGCCGACAAGATCAGGACGGCGCTCGTCGCGCGCGGGGCTTACGAAACCGCGGAAGAAAGCGCCGACGCGATCGTCTTTATCGGCTGCAGCATCCGAGACAAGGCCGAGCATAAAGTCTGGAGCGAATTGGGGCATTACGAAGAACGCTGGCGCAAAGAAGGGCGTCCCGTCGTCGCCATGACGGGCTGCATCGCTCAAAACGTGGGCGTCGACATGTCCAGACGTTATCCGTGGATCCGCGTCGTTTCCGGCCCCCGGCATATCGGTCTGGTGCCCGACGCTTTGGAAACGGCCTTGTCGGGCAGCGAGAAAGTCGTCCTGCTCGACGACGATCCCCGCGAACTGCACGAACTGCGCTTTGCCCCGCTGGAACGCCAATTTCCCTGGAAAGCTTCGGTAATGATCTCGCACGGATGCGACAATTTCTGCACCTACTGCATCGTCCCTTACGTGCGCGGTCGATTCGCTTCCCGCAGCTCCCGGGAGATCATGGACGAGGTGGAACAGCTTGTCGAAGGAGGGGTCAAAGAGATCTGTCTGCTCGGGCAGAACGTCGACACCTACGGAAAAGATCTCGACCGTTACAGCTTCGCCGATCTGCTGAACGACGTCGCCCATATCGCGGGGCTGGAACGTCTGCGCTTCATGACTTCTTATCCGACGGATTTCACGAAAGACGTGGTCGAAGCGATCGCCGAAAACGCCAACATCTGTCCCGCAATCAACCTGCCGATCCAGGCGGGCAGCGACCGGATCCTGAAAGCGATGAACCGCCGCTACACGGTGGAGGAGTATGCCAAGGTCGTCGACGGCATCCGCCGCGGCCTGCCCGAAGTCGGCCTGACCTCCGACCTCATTGTCGGTTTCCCGGGCGAGACGGACGAAGATTTCGCCTGTTCGATGGCGGCGCTGGAACGGTTCCGCTTCGATCAGGTCCACACGGCGGCCTATTCGCGCCGGCAGGGGACGCCGGCCGCCGCGATGAAGGAGCAGGTCCCCGAAAACGTAAAGAGTCGGCGCTTGAACGAGGTCAATCGACTGCAGACGGAAATCGCCAAAGAGATCAACGAAAAACTGATCGGGCGGCGCTATCGCGTGCTGGTCGACGGCAAGGCGCTGAAAGGGGATTTGCTGCAGGGGAGAAATCCGGCCGATAAAGTGATCCTTTTCGAAGGCGGCGAAAGCTTGATCGGAACGTTCACCGACGTGGAGGTGACCGCCGCCGACAGCTGGTCGCTGAAGGGGAGAATCCTTTAA
- the rd gene encoding rubredoxin: MKKYVCSVCGWEYDPAVGDPDNGIAPGTAFEDLPEDFVCPVCGVGKDQFEAVE, encoded by the coding sequence ATGAAAAAGTATGTGTGTTCTGTGTGTGGGTGGGAATACGATCCGGCGGTGGGCGATCCCGATAACGGCATCGCGCCCGGCACGGCCTTCGAAGATCTTCCCGAGGACTTTGTCTGCCCCGTCTGCGGCGTGGGCAAGGATCAGTTCGAAGCGGTCGAATGA
- a CDS encoding Xaa-Pro peptidase family protein, giving the protein MPHENYMENRLVGLRKKLLEEKLDALLLIDSESSGWENLFYYSGFHGSSAVVAVTQERAILATDSRYLTQAAQQSPFEIRAVKTGESQVATAGRLLGELKIRRCGYDGAMLSAQTYLALSEFSVEWRNFSSAMAEQRRRKDAHEIESIIKAADIASAAYLETLPLVRPGMKEKEFAKLLELNIARHDGEGVWHKNEMIVASGVRSAMPHGVASAKKMEAGDQVTVDYGAIFGAYMSDLTRNFSLGAPKDAEFLEIHEVLLKAHRDSAALLKPGARGCDVHAVAAQVIADAGYGAYFGHGLGHSFGLEIHEAPRLSPLYQGPLQCGDVITIEPGIYIPDRGGLRIEDDYLITEDGARRLSANLPQEFVHLPL; this is encoded by the coding sequence ATGCCTCATGAGAATTACATGGAGAACCGTCTGGTCGGTCTGAGAAAAAAACTGCTGGAAGAAAAACTCGACGCCCTGCTTTTGATCGATTCCGAGTCGAGCGGCTGGGAGAATCTGTTTTATTACAGCGGATTTCACGGTTCGTCCGCCGTCGTCGCGGTGACGCAGGAGCGGGCGATCCTTGCCACGGATTCGCGTTATCTGACCCAAGCCGCGCAGCAGTCGCCTTTCGAGATCCGCGCGGTGAAGACGGGGGAGAGCCAGGTCGCGACGGCCGGACGTCTTCTCGGCGAGCTGAAAATCCGCCGCTGCGGCTACGACGGCGCCATGCTTAGCGCGCAGACTTATCTGGCGCTGAGCGAGTTTTCCGTCGAATGGCGCAACTTTTCCTCAGCCATGGCTGAACAGCGCCGCCGCAAAGACGCTCATGAAATCGAATCGATCATCAAAGCGGCCGACATCGCTTCCGCCGCGTATCTGGAAACGCTGCCGCTGGTCAGGCCCGGCATGAAGGAAAAAGAATTCGCCAAGTTGCTCGAATTGAACATCGCCCGCCACGACGGCGAAGGCGTGTGGCACAAAAACGAGATGATCGTCGCTTCCGGCGTTCGCAGCGCCATGCCGCACGGCGTGGCCAGTGCGAAAAAAATGGAAGCGGGCGACCAGGTCACCGTCGATTACGGCGCGATCTTCGGCGCCTACATGTCCGACCTGACGCGGAACTTTTCTCTGGGCGCGCCCAAAGACGCCGAGTTTCTGGAGATCCACGAAGTTCTCCTGAAAGCCCACCGGGATTCCGCGGCGCTGCTGAAGCCGGGGGCACGCGGCTGCGATGTGCATGCGGTCGCCGCCCAGGTTATCGCCGACGCCGGTTACGGCGCGTATTTCGGTCACGGACTCGGGCACAGCTTCGGCCTGGAGATCCACGAAGCGCCGCGCCTTTCGCCTCTGTACCAGGGACCTCTCCAGTGCGGCGACGTGATCACGATCGAGCCGGGCATTTACATTCCCGATCGCGGCGGCCTGCGCATCGAAGACGATTATCTGATCACGGAAGACGGAGCGCGCCGCCTTTCCGCCAATTTACCGCAGGAGTTCGTTCACCTGCCGCTGTGA
- a CDS encoding epoxyqueuosine reductase QueH — MEEKLLFHACCGPCATTGVHALTEEKREVTLYFYGGNIHPYDEWQRRLEALQKLAAAYCLPLIVRPYDTSEWDRRTAGLENEREGGRRCERCMRLQLESAAEKAAELSVSTLCTSLTLSPQKHPDLINLWGRGLAGRYALNWEERIWRKKNGQLFSVQECKRLGLYRQNYCGCRYSMERPHHF; from the coding sequence ATGGAAGAAAAATTACTGTTCCACGCCTGCTGCGGTCCCTGCGCGACGACCGGCGTCCACGCTCTGACCGAGGAGAAACGGGAAGTGACGCTTTATTTTTACGGCGGCAACATCCATCCCTACGATGAATGGCAGCGGCGGCTGGAAGCTTTGCAAAAACTGGCGGCGGCGTATTGCCTCCCGCTGATCGTCCGCCCTTACGACACGTCCGAATGGGACCGCCGCACGGCGGGATTGGAAAACGAACGGGAAGGCGGCCGCCGTTGCGAGCGCTGCATGCGCCTGCAGCTGGAAAGCGCCGCGGAAAAAGCGGCCGAGCTTTCCGTGTCGACGCTTTGCACCAGCCTGACGCTCAGCCCGCAGAAACACCCCGACCTGATCAACCTCTGGGGGAGGGGGCTTGCCGGCCGTTACGCGCTGAACTGGGAAGAACGAATCTGGAGAAAAAAGAACGGGCAGCTCTTCTCCGTTCAGGAGTGCAAGCGGCTGGGGCTTTACCGGCAGAATTACTGCGGGTGCCGTTACAGCATGGAGCGCCCTCACCATTTTTAG
- a CDS encoding transketolase translates to MMFDKAVKINSFQWEELPPAEERQLDKAAQVCKGLAVAMVARANSGHPAGALSSMKMYMAAYGAANVSPQNCDSLDRDFVVISHGHTSAAAYATLAYYGFVDAFDAVNEFRRTGSRFQGHVERMVPGIDWGSGCLGQGLSAGAGFALAQKARGYDGRVYVLMGDGEQPKGQIAEARRLIAARKLTSMTALIDVNDIQISGRCGDVMPAHIKELWEADGWQTLLCDGDSFAELYAALKAARAAGRPTAILCRTTMGKGVSFMEDKPDYHGKAASGDLYRQAMKELGQPDLVALAAEHKKAKFSAARAVEPLEAVLDLGAAKVYGPADTTDNRSAFGSALAEVGQLNYKKTGRAPVLVFDCDLAGSVKTGEFAKKCPDNFIQCGIQENTTATAAGAASAGGVVSVWADFGVFGLAEAYNQQRMNDVNHANEKLVLTHVGLDVGEDGMTHQCIDYVALMSNFFNWKLVVPADPNQTDRATRWALKTAGNVCLAMGRSKLPALCANGKPLLARDFTYGEAVKVREGKDAAILALGAMAGRAVQAAELLAEKGVETAVYAVSCPLEIDESALTEAFQTGTVLTVEDHNVVSGMGSLWLARAEELGLHSVARRLGVHRYGDSGPSEEVYAAMGLSADKIAESLEELKKVAR, encoded by the coding sequence ATGATGTTCGATAAGGCTGTCAAAATAAATTCTTTTCAATGGGAAGAACTGCCGCCGGCCGAAGAGCGGCAGCTGGACAAAGCCGCGCAAGTCTGCAAGGGCCTCGCGGTGGCGATGGTCGCCCGCGCCAACAGCGGGCACCCCGCGGGGGCGCTCTCCAGCATGAAAATGTACATGGCCGCCTACGGCGCTGCGAACGTGTCGCCACAAAACTGCGACTCGCTCGACCGCGATTTCGTCGTGATCAGCCACGGGCACACCTCGGCCGCGGCGTATGCGACCCTGGCGTATTACGGATTTGTGGACGCGTTCGACGCCGTGAACGAGTTTCGACGAACGGGCAGCCGCTTTCAGGGACACGTCGAGCGCATGGTCCCCGGCATCGACTGGGGTTCCGGCTGTCTCGGCCAGGGGCTGTCCGCGGGAGCGGGGTTTGCCCTGGCGCAGAAGGCGCGCGGCTACGACGGCCGCGTCTACGTTCTGATGGGGGACGGCGAGCAGCCGAAAGGGCAGATCGCCGAAGCGCGCCGCTTGATCGCGGCTCGAAAACTGACCAGCATGACGGCGCTGATCGACGTCAACGACATCCAGATCTCCGGGCGCTGCGGCGACGTCATGCCCGCGCATATCAAGGAGCTCTGGGAAGCCGACGGCTGGCAGACGCTCCTGTGCGACGGCGATTCGTTCGCGGAGCTGTACGCCGCTTTGAAGGCGGCGCGCGCCGCCGGGCGCCCGACGGCGATCCTCTGCCGGACGACTATGGGCAAGGGCGTTTCCTTTATGGAAGACAAGCCGGACTATCACGGCAAGGCCGCTTCGGGCGACCTCTACCGGCAAGCGATGAAAGAGCTGGGACAGCCGGATCTCGTCGCGTTGGCCGCGGAGCACAAAAAAGCGAAGTTCAGCGCCGCGCGCGCCGTCGAACCGCTTGAAGCGGTCCTCGATCTGGGCGCAGCGAAGGTCTACGGCCCCGCCGACACGACGGACAACCGCTCCGCCTTCGGCTCGGCGTTGGCGGAAGTGGGGCAGCTCAACTACAAAAAGACCGGGCGCGCCCCCGTGCTCGTTTTCGACTGCGACCTCGCCGGTTCGGTCAAGACCGGCGAATTTGCGAAAAAATGCCCGGACAACTTCATCCAGTGCGGCATTCAGGAGAACACCACGGCCACGGCCGCCGGAGCGGCGTCTGCCGGCGGCGTCGTGTCAGTCTGGGCGGACTTCGGCGTTTTCGGCCTGGCGGAAGCCTACAACCAGCAGCGCATGAACGACGTCAACCACGCGAACGAAAAGCTCGTCCTCACTCACGTGGGGCTCGACGTCGGCGAAGACGGCATGACGCATCAGTGCATCGACTACGTTGCGCTGATGTCGAACTTCTTCAACTGGAAGCTGGTCGTTCCCGCCGACCCGAATCAGACGGACCGCGCGACGCGCTGGGCGCTGAAAACGGCGGGCAACGTCTGCCTGGCGATGGGGCGCAGCAAACTGCCGGCGCTCTGCGCGAACGGCAAGCCGCTGTTGGCGCGCGATTTCACGTACGGCGAAGCCGTCAAAGTCCGCGAGGGCAAGGACGCCGCCATCTTGGCGCTGGGAGCGATGGCGGGGCGCGCCGTGCAGGCGGCGGAGCTGCTTGCCGAAAAAGGCGTCGAAACGGCGGTCTACGCCGTCTCGTGCCCGCTGGAGATCGACGAGAGCGCGTTGACGGAAGCGTTTCAGACCGGTACGGTGTTGACCGTCGAAGATCACAATGTCGTCAGCGGCATGGGCAGCCTCTGGCTGGCCCGCGCCGAAGAACTGGGACTGCATTCCGTCGCGCGCCGTTTAGGCGTGCATCGTTACGGCGATTCCGGCCCGAGCGAAGAAGTGTACGCCGCCATGGGGCTTTCCGCGGACAAAATCGCAGAATCTCTCGAGGAACTGAAAAAAGTCGCGCGCTAA
- a CDS encoding translation initiation factor, which translates to MRSSKKKIDLQSLDAESFTIADAMGLSREPARLSAKEPSRADAEPARDHALETAPLRLFLERKGRSGKNVTRLAGLPSGERSSRLVKELKQNLGCGAAIEEEDVFFQGDQRARLSKLLKDLGARNVKIV; encoded by the coding sequence TTGCGTAGTTCCAAAAAGAAGATCGATCTGCAGAGCCTGGACGCCGAATCCTTCACGATTGCCGACGCCATGGGGCTGTCGCGGGAACCGGCCCGCCTGTCTGCGAAGGAGCCGTCTCGCGCCGACGCCGAACCGGCGCGAGACCACGCGCTTGAGACGGCGCCGTTGAGGCTTTTCCTGGAGCGCAAGGGCAGAAGCGGAAAAAACGTCACGCGGCTTGCCGGTCTGCCGTCGGGAGAACGGAGCAGCCGTCTTGTGAAGGAGCTGAAGCAGAATTTGGGCTGCGGCGCCGCAATCGAAGAGGAGGATGTTTTCTTTCAGGGAGATCAGCGCGCGCGGTTGTCGAAACTTCTGAAGGATCTCGGCGCGCGGAATGTGAAGATCGTTTGA
- a CDS encoding DUF3343 domain-containing protein produces the protein MKCLATFDVTSMALMFEKQCRRAGFDVRIIPVPRQISASCGLACSYPCDRENEIIRLCEKGGIEISETHHMTD, from the coding sequence ATGAAATGTCTTGCGACCTTTGACGTCACCAGTATGGCCCTGATGTTCGAGAAACAATGCCGCCGCGCCGGTTTCGACGTGAGGATCATCCCCGTGCCCCGGCAGATCTCGGCAAGCTGCGGGCTGGCCTGCTCCTATCCCTGCGACCGCGAAAACGAGATCATACGGCTTTGTGAAAAGGGCGGGATCGAGATCTCCGAGACGCATCACATGACAGACTGA